ACCATAATACCTGTCAGAATTACAGGCAGAATGACTGTCATCATGTAGCTTTCGTGAGGAACATCGTCCATGGTGTAATCCAGGCCCCGCTCCTCCAGCATATTTTCAATTTCCTTTACATCTGATACATTTACGTGGTAATCGTTCTTATCCCCTTTTAGCTTTAAGGTCACTTCGCCTGTAGGCGTTTCTTTGTTCGGTTGAATAGAAATGGATTCTACATTTCCGCTGTCTAAAGCCTCCACAAATCCCTGGCGGCTCATACGGCCCGCTGCAATTCTTCCCGGCATAACTGAGCCAATATAGATTAACAGCAGCATAATGATAAGGAATCCAAATCCTCTAAATGATTGTTGTCTCAACGGTTGCCTCCTTATTTTTCAATTACTCCAATATATGGTAAATTTCTGTAATGCTGATCATAGTCCAGCCCATACCCTACTACAAATTCATCTGGAATAGTAAAACAGGTATACTGTACCTGTACCTGCTTCTTTACCCTTCTCTCCGGTTTATCTAACAAGGTACACAGCTGAATTGTAGCTGGATTTCTCTGCTTTAAAACTTCAATTAAATAAGAAAGGGTACGTCCGGAGTCAATAATGTCCTCCACAATCAATACATCCTTACCTTCCAGCGGTTCATCCAGGTCTTTAATGATTTTTACCACTCCGCTGGATTCTGTACCACTGCCATAGCTGGACACCGACATAAAATCCAGAGAAACAGGCACTGTAATTCTTTTTGCCAGTTCGCATGTAAAGAATACTCCGCCCTTTAATATACAAATTAAATGTACCTTTTTTCCCGCATAATCCCTGTTGATTTCAGCTGCAATTTCATTAATTCTTTTATTAACTTCTTCCTCACTTAATAATACACGTATTTTATCAGCCATTGTTTTCTCCTCCGTTAAAAATCACTTGAATTACTGTCTTTGTATGTTCAGTTATTTTATAGTATTCACTAATCCTGTATCCGACAATCCACACAATATGATTTCCATCTGCCAGAACAGGAATCCTTTCTCTGTCCTGTCTGGGAATCTTAGATTCTATCATAAATTTCTTCAGGGTTTTTCTCCCTCCGTCCTTTAAGGTAATATAATCTCCTGTGCGGCGGAAACGAAGACACAATGCATTTTCCATTCTATCATAATCAAACCATTTCGTATACTGGTTTTTAGGAATTTCCTTGTGTTTTTCCCAGGGAAATACTTGAATTTCCATGAATTTTCCAAGATCCTTCTCAATAACCGGTTCCGGCCCGTCATCTGCCTTTTTCCTTATTTTCAGCTGAGCGTACTCTTTTACTCCTTCTAAACCGTAAGGCAGGTCTGTTTTCTTCCCCACCTGCTTTTTGGCCAGCTGTCTTACTGCTTCTATGTGGGAGAATCCAATATCTTTTGATGACCCTGAAAGTATACTGATCATTTTCCGGATTATATAGTACTGTATAATTTCCTCTTCCTGGCTCAGCTGATTTGCAGGATATTCTACAAAGCCGTCTCCTGTTTTTCCCCAGGCTTTAAAACAAAGGTCCCCCTGCTTTTCCAGATAACTGTCCGCCATTGACAGAATTTTCC
The window above is part of the Lachnoclostridium edouardi genome. Proteins encoded here:
- the hpt gene encoding hypoxanthine phosphoribosyltransferase encodes the protein MADKIRVLLSEEEVNKRINEIAAEINRDYAGKKVHLICILKGGVFFTCELAKRITVPVSLDFMSVSSYGSGTESSGVVKIIKDLDEPLEGKDVLIVEDIIDSGRTLSYLIEVLKQRNPATIQLCTLLDKPERRVKKQVQVQYTCFTIPDEFVVGYGLDYDQHYRNLPYIGVIEK
- the tilS gene encoding tRNA lysidine(34) synthetase TilS, whose amino-acid sequence is MYHKILNTIRKYEMAEPGDHIIIALSGGADSVCLLHVLKTLSSELNITLEALHVHHGLRGSEADRDAKYCARLGEQLGVSVKIVNKDVRQFAEEEKLSLEEAGRIVRYKALGEAAEQAGKTYPKVKIAVAHHTGDRAETILHNLFRGSGIKGIGGIQPVNGKIIRPLLETDREEILLYLKENHIDWCQDSTNKENQYTRNKIRNQLIPYVEKEINPMAVKHIEQAGKILSMADSYLEKQGDLCFKAWGKTGDGFVEYPANQLSQEEEIIQYYIIRKMISILSGSSKDIGFSHIEAVRQLAKKQVGKKTDLPYGLEGVKEYAQLKIRKKADDGPEPVIEKDLGKFMEIQVFPWEKHKEIPKNQYTKWFDYDRMENALCLRFRRTGDYITLKDGGRKTLKKFMIESKIPRQDRERIPVLADGNHIVWIVGYRISEYYKITEHTKTVIQVIFNGGENNG